The Rhodospirillaceae bacterium genome has a segment encoding these proteins:
- a CDS encoding DNA-binding protein, with product MTIRTAKFQLGAIVRHRLFPFRGVVFDVDPEFSNTDEWWESIPEDVRPRKDQPFYHLLAENEETSYIAYVSEQNLLMDETGKPVSHPRVGEFFTHKEDGRYVVRETYTN from the coding sequence ATGACTATCAGGACGGCTAAATTTCAGCTCGGGGCGATCGTGCGCCACCGGCTTTTTCCTTTTCGGGGGGTTGTTTTCGACGTGGATCCGGAGTTTTCGAATACCGATGAATGGTGGGAGTCGATCCCAGAGGATGTAAGGCCCCGCAAAGATCAACCATTCTATCACCTGTTAGCAGAGAATGAAGAGACGAGTTATATAGCATATGTGTCTGAGCAGAACTTGCTAATGGATGAGACAGGGAAGCCAGTTTCTCATCCTCGTGTGGGTGAGTTTTTCACACACAAGGAAGATGGCCGGTATGTGGTTCGCGAGACTTATACAAACTAA
- a CDS encoding ABC transporter substrate-binding protein, translating into MNNTPKNIASELGLLGKLRAGINLSNFLLVSGVDSEGLPFGVAPDMAEAVGKSWGCEVELVPFPSPGVLADAASEDVWDIGLIAAEPARAETIKFSAAYVEIEATYMIRRGLDLKQIDEVDQNGIKIGVAGRSAYDLYLTRTIENAGLVRGEGLGGAVELFAEGKVDVLAGLRPGLIADAARLQGNVLAGRFTTVQQAMGSCRGNEALSQELASFVEEAKTSGLVERLIKKHGMEGKLLVAKPNISAGL; encoded by the coding sequence TTGAATAATACCCCTAAAAATATAGCTTCCGAATTGGGCCTTTTGGGGAAGCTGCGGGCGGGGATTAACCTTTCCAATTTCCTTCTTGTAAGTGGAGTTGATAGCGAGGGGCTGCCATTTGGAGTAGCTCCTGATATGGCTGAAGCTGTAGGCAAGTCGTGGGGATGCGAAGTTGAATTAGTGCCATTTCCAAGCCCAGGTGTTTTGGCCGATGCCGCTTCGGAAGATGTGTGGGATATAGGCTTAATTGCTGCAGAACCAGCTAGGGCGGAGACTATAAAATTCAGCGCCGCCTATGTTGAGATAGAAGCAACCTACATGATACGGCGAGGTTTGGATCTCAAACAAATTGATGAAGTTGACCAGAATGGAATAAAAATTGGTGTAGCTGGAAGAAGTGCTTATGACCTATACCTTACCCGAACCATAGAGAACGCGGGTTTGGTGAGAGGAGAAGGTCTGGGGGGCGCGGTCGAGCTCTTTGCGGAGGGGAAGGTAGACGTGCTGGCGGGGTTAAGACCCGGGTTAATTGCGGACGCAGCGCGTCTGCAAGGCAATGTTCTTGCTGGACGTTTTACTACCGTGCAGCAAGCTATGGGAAGCTGTAGAGGCAATGAAGCCCTTTCACAGGAGTTAGCTTCCTTTGTTGAAGAGGCCAAAACGAGCGGCTTGGTTGAGAGGTTGATTAAAAAGCATGGAATGGAAGGGAAGTTGCTAGTAGCTAAGCCCAATATTTCTGCAGGCCTCTAA
- a CDS encoding enoyl-CoA hydratase: MRNSYEDIIVSLKGNVGLIEINRPPHNFFDHTLIRQIADSLDEFDQHVPCRSVVLAAKGKSFCAGAQFSQSSDGEAQYELGSPAPLYVEAVRIFGAKKPIVAAIQGAAVGGGLGLALTADFRVGCAESRFAANFTKLGFHPGFGLTVTLPKLIGQNSAELMFYTSRRIKGEEAFNMGLINEIVPQSEVLEASIRLATEIAECAPLGLLSTRETLRGDLAERIRIATKRELQEQTWLRDTHDFAEGVKAVSERRPARFIGK, encoded by the coding sequence ATGCGTAATTCCTACGAAGACATTATTGTATCCCTAAAAGGGAATGTTGGATTAATTGAGATTAATCGTCCCCCCCACAACTTTTTTGATCACACTTTGATCCGGCAAATCGCTGATTCCTTAGACGAATTTGATCAGCATGTGCCTTGTCGATCAGTGGTACTGGCGGCCAAAGGTAAGTCCTTTTGTGCCGGCGCCCAATTCTCTCAATCATCTGATGGTGAAGCCCAATACGAGCTGGGCAGCCCAGCGCCCCTCTATGTTGAAGCGGTACGCATCTTTGGCGCAAAAAAGCCTATAGTGGCCGCTATACAAGGTGCCGCCGTGGGTGGTGGGCTCGGCTTAGCGCTAACGGCGGATTTTAGGGTAGGATGTGCCGAATCGCGTTTCGCAGCAAATTTTACTAAATTGGGATTTCACCCAGGCTTTGGCCTTACCGTTACCCTACCAAAGCTAATTGGCCAAAATAGTGCTGAGCTCATGTTTTACACTAGCCGAAGAATAAAAGGTGAAGAGGCCTTTAATATGGGGCTAATCAACGAGATAGTCCCCCAATCAGAAGTACTCGAGGCAAGTATTCGTTTGGCAACGGAAATAGCAGAATGCGCACCTCTCGGCCTACTCTCAACGAGAGAAACGCTCCGAGGAGACCTAGCCGAACGGATTCGGATAGCAACAAAAAGGGAACTCCAAGAACAAACTTGGTTACGAGATACTCATGACTTTGCTGAGGGAGTTAAAGCCGTCTCTGAACGACGTCCAGCTCGTTTTATTGGAAAATGA